DNA from Hwangdonia lutea:
AAATTTATTAAAGGAATTTAAAAGATGAAGGTACTAATAGTAAACACTTTATATTATCCTTATAAAATTGGAGGGGCTGAAATATCAGTTCAATCGCTTGCTGAAGAATTTAGCATCGTAGGTATTACTGTAGGTGTTTTAACATTAGGAGAAACAGATAACTTTGAGGAGGTGAACAATATCGCTGTCTGGCGACTTAAAATCGAAAATACTTTTTGGCCTTTTTCTAGCCATTCAAAAAGCAAACTATCAAAGCTTAATTGGCATATTAAAGACACCAATAACAAGCGATACGATAAAAAAATTAATACCATTTTTAATTCTTTTAAACCCGATGTTTTATTTACCAATAATTTAGCAGGTTTCTCAACACGAATTTGGCAATTGGCTAAATTTAAAAATATAAAAACAGTACACACAATAAGAGATTATTACTTGCAATGCCCCAAAACCACAAAATTTAAAAATGATAGTAATTGTAACACATTGTGTTTAGACTGTAAAGCACTAACAAGCCTAAAAAAAAGAAATTCTAAGAACTTAGATTATGTTATAGGAATAAGTAATTATGTACTTCAAGACCATTTAAAACAAGGCTATTTTAAGGACGTTAAAAGTGAGGTTGTTTATAATGGATTTAAATTTAATTATACCCCTAGAAAAATAAAGTTTTTAAACAAAAATGAAGTAATATTTGGCTACATAGGGCAGATAA
Protein-coding regions in this window:
- a CDS encoding glycosyltransferase family 4 protein, whose product is MKVLIVNTLYYPYKIGGAEISVQSLAEEFSIVGITVGVLTLGETDNFEEVNNIAVWRLKIENTFWPFSSHSKSKLSKLNWHIKDTNNKRYDKKINTIFNSFKPDVLFTNNLAGFSTRIWQLAKFKNIKTVHTIRDYYLQCPKTTKFKNDSNCNTLCLDCKALTSLKKRNSKNLDYVIGISNYVLQDHLKQGYFKDVKSEVVYNGFKFNYTPRKIKFLNKNEVIFGYIGQINKEKGVELMLDSFNNLKHNTEWRLLVAGKVETEYLSQLKSINNSDKITYLGYTNSKSFFKKIDVLIVPSQWNEPFGRVVLEAIINNTIVITSKKGGINEIMKHNQNLTFNTNSADMSNLIDEIIKKREHISFNYSPEFMAKFNIKNTVLKYSKIFSEI